A genomic region of Hallerella porci contains the following coding sequences:
- a CDS encoding penicillin-binding protein activator LpoB has product MSKVLRLSILCFAAFALVACSGGKKVTRIESDSVVDLSGKWNDTDSRLVAEEMIQDCIARPWYNKLLQGKNGELPTVVIGSVRNKSHEHINVETFIKDMERALINSGKVDFVANAEERGELRAELASQSGNATEETRKEAGQEIGADLMLTGSLNSIVDQEGGEQVVFYQIDLQLVDIQTHKTVWIGDKKIKKYMNKASVKM; this is encoded by the coding sequence ATGTCTAAAGTGCTTCGTCTTTCGATCCTCTGCTTTGCTGCATTTGCTTTGGTTGCATGCTCGGGCGGTAAAAAAGTCACCCGCATCGAATCGGATTCTGTGGTGGATCTTTCGGGTAAGTGGAATGATACGGACTCCCGTTTGGTTGCAGAAGAAATGATTCAGGATTGCATCGCTCGTCCTTGGTACAATAAACTTTTGCAGGGTAAAAACGGTGAACTTCCGACGGTTGTGATTGGATCTGTCCGCAACAAGAGCCACGAACACATTAACGTGGAAACTTTCATCAAGGATATGGAACGCGCTCTCATCAATAGCGGTAAAGTGGACTTCGTGGCAAACGCTGAAGAACGCGGCGAACTCCGCGCAGAACTCGCTAGCCAATCGGGTAACGCTACCGAAGAAACTCGCAAGGAAGCGGGTCAAGAAATCGGTGCGGATTTGATGCTCACCGGCAGCTTGAATTCTATCGTGGACCAAGAAGGCGGCGAACAAGTTGTCTTCTATCAAATCGACCTTCAACTCGTTGACATTCAAACACACAAAACCGTTTGGATTGGCGACAAGAAGATTAAGAAGTACATGAACAAAGCTTCGGTGAAGATGTAA